From the Streptomyces sp. NBC_01216 genome, the window ACGCCGCAAGAGGAACCACTGGGGCGCACCGGCCGCATCACGGCACGACTGGACGGCCGTACCACGGAGGCGGTGATGTTTCCGGAGGACCGCGTGCTTCTCGACGCGGTGCTGCGTGCGCGGCCGGAGACCCCGTACTCCTGCCGGGACGGCCTGTGCGGTGGTTGCAGGGCCAAGGTGACCGGCGGAAGCGTACTGATGGGCCGCCAGTACGCCTTGGGGCCCGCGGAGATCTCGGCCGGCTACACCCTCACCTGCCGGGCGCGACCGGAGTCGGACGAGGTCGCCCTCGATTTCGACGCCTGAAACCCGGGGGCTCGCACCCCGCGCGTCCCCGATCCCTCCCCCTTCCTCCTCAGGAGCGCTGCAAGCATGACGATCACCCCAGGTAGGCTCACCGGCCGTACGGCCCTGGTGACCGGCGGCAGTCGAGGGATCGGACGGGCGATCTCGCTGCGGCTCGCCGCCGAAGGCGCCTTGGTGGCCGTGCACTACGGGCACGACGCCACCGCCGCCGACGACACCATCAGCGATATCGAAGGGGCCGGTGGCCGGGCGTTCGCCGTGCACGCCGAGTTGGGTGTCTCCGGTGACGCCGAGACCCTGTGGGCCGCCTTTGACAAGCAGGTGTCGGAGTTCGGAGCGGGCTCCGGTGTCGACATCCTCGTCAACAACGCGGGTATCACCCTGCCCAGGCGGATCGCGGACGTGAACGAAGAGGACTACGACCGGCTGTTCGCCGTGAACGTCAAGGCACCGTTCTTCGTCCTCCAGCGGGCCCTCGGTCGGCTGCGGGACAACGGCCGGGTCATCAACATCTCCTCAGGTGTGACCCGGATCGCCATGCCTCAGATCGTGGCCTACGCGATGACCAAGGGAGCGCTGGACACCCTCAGCCTCACCCTGGCGCAGGAGTTGGGCCCCCGGGGCATCACCGTGAACACGGTTGCGCCCGGCTTCACGATGACGGACATCAACCCGACCCTGCAGGTGCAGCGGGTCCTCGACGCCTACGCTTCCGCGTCCGTCTTCAACCGGATCGGACAGCCCTCCGACATCGCCGACGTGGTCGCGTTCGTGGCGAGCGATGACGCCCGCTGGGTCACCGGGCAGTGGTTGGACGCCACCGGAGGCACCCACATCGGACTGCCCGCCTCGTGATCCCTCCGCCCCCGTGCCTCACCTGACCTGCGAAGGAAGCCCATGAACGGATTCTGCCCGGCCGCCGCCGAAGCACCAGCCCTGGACTTCGAGGGGACGACACCCTACGAGGACTACGTCCGCGCATCGGTGTTGTCCTCTCTCCAGCAGCCCCTGACCAGCGACCAGGGCGAGATGGCCTTCCTGGTGACCACCCAGGTCATGGAACTGTGGTTCACCCTGCTCGTCCACGAGTGGCGCACCGCCAGGGACGCCTTGCTCAAGGACGACTTCGAACAGGCCATGGACGCGCTGCGTCGCAGCCGGCGCACCCACCAGGCGCTCAACGACTCCTGGCAGCCGATCGCGGCCATGACCCCGGGGCAGTTCAACGGTCTCCGGGATGCCTTCGGCGCGGCCTCCGGCTTCCAGTCGGCGATGTACCGGCACATGGAGTTCCTCCTCGCCGACAAGTCGCGGTCCCTGGTGCAGGCTCATCGAGGACACCCGGCCACCTACGCCGAACTCCAGGAGGCGCTGGCCCAGCCTTCCCTGTACGACGAGGTCCTCGGCTACCTGCACCGACGTGGTCTGCCGGTCCCCGAGCGGGTCCTCTCCCGGGACCCTCGCGAGGCATACACGCCGGACTCGCAGGTCGAGGAGGTCTGGCGGCAGATCTACTCCGGCCCGCCGCATGACCCTCTGGTGCGTCTCGGCGAGGAGCTCACCGACATCGCGGAACTCGTCCTGCGCTGGCGCAACGACCATCTGTTCGCCACCCGTCGTGCCCTGGGCAGCAAGGTGGGAAGCGGCGGCTCCGCGGGCGTCGCCTGGTTGGAGAAGCGGGCCGACCGTTCCGTGTTCCCCGAGCTCTGGAGCGCCCGCAGCCATGTCTGACGCACCGTCCGCCCAGCGGCGCACCGCATCCGCCTTCGCGTTGGAGGAAGAGCGCCGGGTGCTGAGCCTGAAGCCGGTACTGGCGCCCCGGCACCACCGGTACGGATCGCACCCGAACCAGGTGTACGACCTCTGGCCGGCTGACGACCCCGACGCCCCGCTGGTGATGTTGCTGCACGGCGGCTACTGGCGTTACGACCGCATGCACCTGACGCCGTTCGCCGCCTACGTGGCACGGCACGGATTCACCACCGTGCTGCCGGGATTCCGGCGGTCAGGTGGCGCCGGTGGGTATCCCGCCACCTTCGACGACATCGCCTTGGCCGTCGAGACCATCCCGCAGGGTCGCCCGTTCGTACTGGCCGGCCACTGTTCCGGAGGCCATCTCGCGCTGTGGGCCGGGGCCCGCTCCCTGTTGCCGGCCGACTCCCCCTGGTACACGGGGACCGCCCTCCCCACGGCGGTACTGGGGCTGGCTCCGTTGACCGACCTCGCGGCGACGATCCGCGACGACCTCAGTGAGGGCGCCGGCCTGCAACTGCTCGGCGGTGCCGCACACGTAGCCGCCCGGCTTCCGCTGGTCGACCCCCTGACCATGCTCCGGGGTAAGGGCACGACGGGGGTGCGCACCGTGCTCCTGCACGGCACGAAGGACGAGGAGGTGCCGCTCCACCAGTTCTCCGACTACGCCGCGGTGCACTCCGACGCGGAGGTCGTGACCCTGGCCGGCATCGGTCACTACACCCTGATCGAACCCGGCGCGCCGGCGGCGGACGCCGTCATCGACGTCTTGCGCCTCCTGTCGTCCCCCGCTCCGACGCTCTGACCCCGGCGGCCGGTCGCCACGGCCGGACCCGCCTCCAGGTGACCGGTGGCGGCACGCCGGCTCCGTCACGGCCACGGCCGTCTTCTCGCGGCCCGGGGCCCGGCGGGCGGCGATCGCCACCGGGGCCGGCGGTCAGGCGGGCCGCGCGGAGGAGGAAGGGGTCGCCCGCCTGCGCGGCGGTCACCGCGACGCGGCCGAGCGGGAGGTCGAGGGCGTCCTCCGCCGAGGCGGTGGCGGTCATGCCGGGACGCCCGTGCGGGTACGGCGGTCCCGCATCGCCCAGGCCCACGCGACGGCGCCGGCGGCGGCGAACTCCGCCGCGACCAGCATCCACCCCTGGCCGTACCGGCCCCGCTCGGCGAGCATCCCGAACAGGGGCGGCCCCACCGCGAATCCGGCGAAGAAGCCGGCGGCGACCAGCGCCGAGTCCTGCCCGGCGCGGCCGGGTGCGGAGCGCTGCATCACGAGCACCATCGAGACCGCGTTGCCGGACACGGCGAACAGTCCCACCGTCACGGCCCCGGCCCAGACCAGCGGTCCGGCCCGGTCGGCCGCGGCGAGGAGTACGGCGGCGCCGACGGCGCCGCCCGCGAGGAGGCCCGGAAGCCAGGGGGCGCGGCCGGGTGTGGCGGCGCGGGACCAGCCGACGCGGCCGGCGATCCCGGCGACGCCGAGGACGGCGACCAGCGCGCCCGCCACCGCCGGTCCCATGCCGAGACCTTGGGCACCGAACAGCGCGAGGTAGGTGTTGACGGAGGCGATGCCCGCTCCCAGGAAGAGCGAGAAGGCCGCCAGCCAGGGCACGGGGCCGTCGGGTGGAGCGGACGCGCGCGGCACGGCGGCGCCCTTCGGTGGCGCGTCGGCCGGCAGCACCCGCCAGGCCCACCCGGCCGCGAGGAGCGCCGCCCCGGCGGCCACCCACACCGCGCCCCGCCAGCCGAGGACGCCCGCCGCCGTGGCGAGCGGCAGCCCCGCGACGAAGGCTCCCAGCTGGACGCCCGACTGCTTGGTCCCGGTCACCGCGCCGCGTCTCGGTGCCGGGACGGTGGCGAGGATCGCCTTGTTCGTCGCCGGGTTGGCCAGTGCCTGCGGGAGACCGCCGAGCGCGACGGCCGCGAGCAGCAGGGCGGGGCCCGGTGCCGCGCCGATCAGGGCGAGCGCCACCGCCGAGGTCGTGAGCAGCGCGACGAGCGCGCGCCGGGGTCCGATACGGTCCACGACCCGGCCGCCGACCGGTGAGAGCACCGCCGCCGTACCGAAGCCCACCGTGGTGGTCAGCCCCAGCAGGGTCTCCGACACGCCCAGACCGTCGACGAGGCGCGGACCGAGCGCTCCGAGCAGGAACAACTGCATCATCGAGAAGGCCATCGCCGTGGTCAGCAGCGCGGTCGACCCCCGTACGGCTCCGTGGCCGGACTCGGCCGGCGCGGCCCCCGCCGTGCTCGCGGTTCCCACCGGGTGCCCCCTCTCCCCACACGACGTCCGGGCCTTCCGTCGCCGACATCGAGAAGTCGTCTCCGGAGTGACGGGAGTTCCCGAGGGGCCCTTGTGGGGTGTGCCACAGTCGCGTAGGCATGACCCGACGGGTCGAGGGGGGGCGGCCCCGGCACGGTCGCACCCGCCCTCACACCTCGGGAGAGGGTTGCAAGGATGGGCGCGCCATGACACCAGGCCGATGTTCGCGGGGAGCGCGGGCCGCGATGTTCGCGGCCGTCTGCGTGCTGCTCGCCGCCACCGGTCACATCCTGATGTCCGGGCGGCCCCTGCCTGTTGGGACGCTGTCGGCGGCGTTCGTGGGGGTCGCGGCGGTCGCCTGGGGCCTCGCGGGCCGCGAGCGCGGCCTGTACGCGGTGACGGCGGCGGCCGTCACCGTCCAGAGCGCGCTGCACACGGCGTTCGCCTGGTCCCAGCCGGCCGAGGCGCCGGACGCGGTCACCGCGCGCGCGGCGATGGGTCACACGCACCCGGCTCCCGGCGTCTCGCCCTCCGCGGCGACGGGGCACGAACCCCTTGCGCAGGCCGCCGCCGGACACGGCCTCCGTTCCCACGCCGCGATGGGCCAGGACGCCATGGCGCACGCCGCGATGGGCCAGGAGACCGTCGCGCACGCCGGCGTGCGGCACGACGTCCTCGCACACGCCGGTGCGGCGATCACCGGCGCGCCGGGCGGGCACGACATGGCGGACATGTCCGCGTCCCTCGGCATGCTGTCGGCGCACCTGATCGCGGCGCTGCTGAGCGGGCTGTGGATGGCCTGCGGTGAACGGGCCGCCTTCCGTATGCTGCGGGCGCTGCCGCTGGGTCTCTTCCGGCCGTTGCGCCTGCTGTTCGCCGTCGCCGTTCCGGTACCGCGGGAGCGGCCTTGTCCCCGGACCGTACGAGCCGGTGACGAGCGTCCTCCCCGCCGGCTCTTCCTCGCCCATTCCGTCATCTCACGGGGTCCGCCGCCGGCACTCGCTGTCCTCTGACAGCCGGCTCCCCGAGCCCGACGGCGTCCCGCCGTCGCTCGGGCCCTCGGCCCCGCCGTCCCGGCCGGCCGACCCCCTCACCGGCGTCGCCCTTCGCGCGCGCCGCCGGATTCACCTTTCCCGCAAAGGACTTGTGGCGATGACTCCTGCCCACGACACCCTCGACCAGGGACCGGCGAAGCCTTCCCGTTCCGCGCACACGGCCGACGGCGACGCCGCGACGACGCTGCTCGCGCTCGCGGCGCGCGACGGCGACCCGGCCAAGGCCGACCTGTTCGTGCGCGCCCTGCACCGCGACGTCTGGCGGTACGTGGCCTATCTCAGCGCGGACCGCCAGGCCGCCGACGATCTCACCCAGGAGGTCTTCCTGCGCGCCCTCGCCGCGCTGCCCCGCTTCGAGGGGCGCTCCTCGGCCCGCACCTGGCTGCTGTCCATAGCTCGTAGGACCGTGGTCGACAGTCTCCGGCGCGCTGCCGCCCGGCCCCGGCTGTCCGACCGCGACGACTGGCAGAGGGTGGCCGAGCACACGCAGCCGCGGGGCCTCCCCGGCTTCGAGG encodes:
- a CDS encoding SDR family oxidoreductase; its protein translation is MTITPGRLTGRTALVTGGSRGIGRAISLRLAAEGALVAVHYGHDATAADDTISDIEGAGGRAFAVHAELGVSGDAETLWAAFDKQVSEFGAGSGVDILVNNAGITLPRRIADVNEEDYDRLFAVNVKAPFFVLQRALGRLRDNGRVINISSGVTRIAMPQIVAYAMTKGALDTLSLTLAQELGPRGITVNTVAPGFTMTDINPTLQVQRVLDAYASASVFNRIGQPSDIADVVAFVASDDARWVTGQWLDATGGTHIGLPAS
- a CDS encoding tryptophan 2,3-dioxygenase, translating into MNGFCPAAAEAPALDFEGTTPYEDYVRASVLSSLQQPLTSDQGEMAFLVTTQVMELWFTLLVHEWRTARDALLKDDFEQAMDALRRSRRTHQALNDSWQPIAAMTPGQFNGLRDAFGAASGFQSAMYRHMEFLLADKSRSLVQAHRGHPATYAELQEALAQPSLYDEVLGYLHRRGLPVPERVLSRDPREAYTPDSQVEEVWRQIYSGPPHDPLVRLGEELTDIAELVLRWRNDHLFATRRALGSKVGSGGSAGVAWLEKRADRSVFPELWSARSHV
- a CDS encoding alpha/beta hydrolase gives rise to the protein MSDAPSAQRRTASAFALEEERRVLSLKPVLAPRHHRYGSHPNQVYDLWPADDPDAPLVMLLHGGYWRYDRMHLTPFAAYVARHGFTTVLPGFRRSGGAGGYPATFDDIALAVETIPQGRPFVLAGHCSGGHLALWAGARSLLPADSPWYTGTALPTAVLGLAPLTDLAATIRDDLSEGAGLQLLGGAAHVAARLPLVDPLTMLRGKGTTGVRTVLLHGTKDEEVPLHQFSDYAAVHSDAEVVTLAGIGHYTLIEPGAPAADAVIDVLRLLSSPAPTL
- a CDS encoding MFS transporter — its product is MGTASTAGAAPAESGHGAVRGSTALLTTAMAFSMMQLFLLGALGPRLVDGLGVSETLLGLTTTVGFGTAAVLSPVGGRVVDRIGPRRALVALLTTSAVALALIGAAPGPALLLAAVALGGLPQALANPATNKAILATVPAPRRGAVTGTKQSGVQLGAFVAGLPLATAAGVLGWRGAVWVAAGAALLAAGWAWRVLPADAPPKGAAVPRASAPPDGPVPWLAAFSLFLGAGIASVNTYLALFGAQGLGMGPAVAGALVAVLGVAGIAGRVGWSRAATPGRAPWLPGLLAGGAVGAAVLLAAADRAGPLVWAGAVTVGLFAVSGNAVSMVLVMQRSAPGRAGQDSALVAAGFFAGFAVGPPLFGMLAERGRYGQGWMLVAAEFAAAGAVAWAWAMRDRRTRTGVPA
- a CDS encoding sigma-70 family RNA polymerase sigma factor, whose protein sequence is MTPAHDTLDQGPAKPSRSAHTADGDAATTLLALAARDGDPAKADLFVRALHRDVWRYVAYLSADRQAADDLTQEVFLRALAALPRFEGRSSARTWLLSIARRTVVDSLRRAAARPRLSDRDDWQRVAEHTQPRGLPGFEDGIALAELLAAIPAERTEAFVLTQLLGLPYAEAAEAIGCPVGTVRSRVARARASLAALLRGEETSRPVPTQPGAASAGRRFTRVPALA